In the Gossypium arboreum isolate Shixiya-1 chromosome 10, ASM2569848v2, whole genome shotgun sequence genome, one interval contains:
- the LOC108489572 gene encoding transcription initiation factor TFIID subunit 11-like produces MKQSKDPFEAALEEQEESPPNSPVGEDELNSQTPNEPQNQTNGGHNLLVDDDDYDEIGPNVKNSSHPSSTSTSKLHSTIVNANVATGATTKNKEYDDDEEEENMEVELSKFPSSADPTKMAKMQAILSQFTEDQMSRYESFRRSALQRSNIRRLLVSITGSQKISLPMTIVVCGIAKMFVGELVEKARIVMTERKESGPIRPCHIREAYRRLKLEGKVPKRSVQRLFR; encoded by the exons ATGAAGCAATCAAAGGATCCATTCGAAGCAGCATTGGAGGAGCAAGAGGAATCGCCGCCTAATTCCCCAGTTGGTGAGGATGAGCTGAACAGCCAAACTCCAAATGAGCCCCAGAACCAAACCAATGGTGGACACAATTTGCTTGTAGATGATGATGATTACGATGAAATTGGTCCCAACGTAAAAAATTCCTCTCATCCATCATCAACTTCAACTTCTAAGTTGCACTCTACAATTGTTAATGCTAATGTTGCTACTGGAGCCACCACCAAGAACAAAGAATACGATGATGACGAAGAGGAGGAAAACATGGAAGTTGAGCTTAGCAAGTTCCCTTCTAGTGCTGACCCTACTAAAATGGCCAAGATGCA AGCCATTTTATCGCAATTCACAGAGGATCAGATGAGTAGATATGAATCATTTAGGAGATCTGCGCTTCAAAGGTCTAACATAAGAAGG TTGTTGGTAAGCATAACTGGCAGCCAGAAAATTTCTTTACCAATGACCATTGTCGTGTGTGGTATAGCGAAAATGTTCGTTGGTGAACTCGTTGAGAAAG CTAGAATAGTCATGACAGAGAGAAAAGAATCCGGACCAATCAGGCCTTGCCACATTAGAGAAGCTTATAGAAGATTGAAGCTTGAAGGCAAAGTGCCTAAGAGATCAGTGCAAAGGCTGTTTCGCTAA